One window from the genome of Oryza glaberrima chromosome 3, OglaRS2, whole genome shotgun sequence encodes:
- the LOC127766185 gene encoding NADH dehydrogenase [ubiquinone] 1 beta subcomplex subunit 7 yields MEAAAAAAGVQLGTSKPQIATQAEMSEARLPLPYRDQCAHLLIPLNKCRVAEYYLPWKCEPERHAYEKCQYELVMERMIQMQKIREAQEAKSKGAATIGVPLIPSTAKLS; encoded by the coding sequence atggaggcggcggcggcggcggccggcgtgcaGCTGGGCACCTCGAAGCCGCAGATCGCGACCCAGGCGGAGATGTCGGAGGCGCGCCTCCCGCTGCCCTACCGCGACCAGTGCGCCCACCTCCTCATCCCCCTCAACAAGTGCCGCGTCGCCGAGTACTACCTCCCCTGGAAGTGCGAGCCTGAGCGCCACGCCTACGAGAAGTGCCAGTACGAGCTCGTCATGGAGCGGATGATCCAGATGCAGAAGATCCGCGAGGCGCAGGAGGCCAAGTCCAAGGGCGCCGCCACCATTGGCGTCCCCCTCATCCCTTCCACCGCCAAGCTCTCCTGA
- the LOC127767751 gene encoding trans-cinnamate:CoA ligase, peroxisomal-like has protein sequence MEQLPKRPANYVPLSPVGFLPRANAVYGDRTSVIYGRVRFTWSQTYARCRRLASSLLSLGVRNHDVVSVLAPNVPALYEMHFAVPMAGAVLNTINTRLDARAVAGILRHSEAKVFFVDYQYVRLASDALQLVADEGRHVPLVAVIDDIDVPTGVRLGELEYEGLVARGDPAAELPSLADEWDAVTLNYTSGTTSAPKGVVYSHRGAYLSTMSLLMSWVVGDEPVYLWTLPMFHCNGWTFTWGMAARGGVNVCIRDARAADIYRAIARHGVTHLCCAPVVFNILLEGGEAAAKQLAAPVHVLTGGAPPPAALLERVERIGFRVTHAYGLTEATGPALACEWRAQWDRLPLPERARLKSRQGVSVLSLADADVKDAKTMASVPRDGKTVGEIVLRGSSIMKGYLNNPEANSDAFKGEWFLTGDVGVVHADGYIEIKDRSKDVIISGGENICSKEVEEVLFQHPAVADAAVVAMPHPHWGETPCAFVVARDKAAGVCEDDVVAFCRKHMARFMVPKKVVVYDAIPRNGNGKVEKNLLREAAKKLAPAAVPAQKTKVKTTTTTVGGRRGEHPVAHVMAVSRL, from the exons ATGGAGCAGCTTCCCAAGCGCCCGGCGAACTACGTGCCACTGAGCCCTGTGGGGTTCCTGCCGCGCGCCAATGCCGTCTACGGCGACCGCACCTCCGTCATCTACGGCCGCGTCCGCTTCACCTGGAGCCAGACCtacgcccgctgccgccgcctcgcctcctccctcctctccctcggcgTCCGCAACCACGACGTC GTGTCGGTTTTGGCGCCGAACGTGCCGGCATTGTACGAGATGCACTTCGCGGTGCCGATGGCCGGGGCGGTGCTCAACACCATCAACACGCGGCTCGACgcgagggcggtggcgggcaTCCTGCGGCACTCCGAGGCCAAGGTGTTCTTCGTCGACTACCAGTACGTGCGCCTCGCCAGCGACGCGCTCcagctcgtcgccgacgagggGAGGCACgtcccgctcgtcgccgtcatcgACGACATTGACGTGCCCACCGGCGTCCGCCTCGGCGAGCTCGAGTACGAGGGGCTGGTCGCCCGTGGCGACCCCGCCGCCGAGCTGCCCAGCCTCGCCGACGAGTGGGACGCCGTCACGCTCAACTACACGTCGGGCACCACGTCGGCGCCCAAGGGCGTGGTGTACAGCCACCGCGGCGCGTACCTGAGCACCATGAGCTTGCTCATGTCGTgggtcgtcggcgacgagccGGTGTACCTGTGGACGCTGCCCATGTTCCACTGCAACGGGTGGACCTTCACCTGGggcatggcggcgcgcggcggcgtcaaCGTCTGCATCCgcgacgcgcgcgccgcggacATCTACCGCGCCATCGCGCGCCACGGCGTCACCCACCTGTGCTGCGCGCCGGTGGTGTTCAACATCCTGCtcgagggcggcgaggcggcggcgaagcagcTCGCGGCCCCGGTCCACGTGCTCACcggcggggcgccgccgccggccgccctcctcGAGCGCGTCGAGCGGATCGGCTTCCGCGTGACGCACGCGTACGGGCTCACCGAGGCCACCGGCCCGGCGCTGGCGTGCGAGTGGCGCGCGCAGTGGGACCGCCTGCCGCTGCCGGAGCGCGCGCGGCTCAAGTCCCGGCAGGGCGTCAGCGTCCTgtccctcgccgacgccgacgtcaaGGACGCCAAGACGATGGCGAGCGTGCCGCGCGACGGCAAGACCGTCGGCGAGATCGTGCTCCGCGGCAGCAGCATCATGAAGGGCTACCTCAACAACCCGGAGGCGAACAGCGACGCCTTCAAGGGCGAGTGGTTCCTGAccggcgacgtcggcgtcgtgCACGCCGACGGCTACATCGAGATCAAGGACAGGTCCAAGGACGTGATCATCAGCGGCGGCGAGAACATCTGCAgcaaggaggtggaggaggtgctgTTCCagcaccccgccgtcgccgacgcggcggTGGTCGCCATGCCGCACCCGCACTGGGGCGAGACGCCGTGCGCGTTCGTCGTGGCGAGGGACAAGGCGGCCGGGGTGTGCGAGGACGACGTCGTCGCGTTCTGCCGCAAGCACATGGCGCGGTTCATGGTGCCCAAGAAGGTGGTCGTCTACGACGCCATCCCGAGGAACGGCAACGGCAAGGTCGAGAAGAACTTGCTCCGGGAGGCGGCCAAGAAgctggcgccggcggccgtGCCGGCGCAGAAGACGAaggtgaagacgacgacgacgacggtcggcggccgccgcggcgagcaccCGGTGGCGCATGTCATGGCCGTGTCAAGGCTTTAG